The genomic segment TTATAGCGCTCGTGAAAGAGAGTCCTTTTTTCGAATACGTTTGCCCCGGAACGAATATCTTCCAGATAATTCATCCAGAAATTGTTCATTTGCAGATTAAGATTGGCCATTTTAACATAAGCATGGGTATCCCCGAGCCAGCCACATTTTTCCCTATCGGGACAGTCTGTAGGAATGCCGTGAAGATTATTCAGGACAGTGCGCATGGCCAATTCATGAAGCTTGTTTATCTGAGGATTGGCACATTCAAAAGTGCCGGTATTGGACAAATCGCTATGAACCTCCATCAATTCCAAAGTTGATGAATCGGGCTTACCTGTCATTCCTGAAAGTTCGGCGTAACGGAACCCATGATAGGTAAAGCGGGGAAACCAGGTTTCTTTCCCTTCCCCCTTGCAGACATATTCATCGGTGAAGGTATTTCCATGAACAGTCCATCCTGTGGAAGAAAAATCCAGGCTTCCATCATTGTTCTTTTCCTCTGCAACACGAATGGCCAGGTGTATACCTGCAGCCTGCAGGATATTCAAACGGGGAACACCAGCCATATTGGCCCCGAAATCAAAAATCCATTTGCCGGACGGATCCTTCCATATTTTTACAGCTTTCAGTATTTGCTTTGTCCTGATGGGGTCCATTACCTGGGGAATAAGGACAGAAGGGATATTCTCCCTGGCCGGGACTGCATACTTCCAGTCTGCACAATCTGTTTCTCTGTTGCACCATCCTTTTATTTCCTGACGGGCATCGTACAGTTCGCCAAGATAAATATTCGATTTAATTACCGGGCCGCTCTTCCACATCCAGCTTTCATCACTTCCCATCACCTTGCACGTACCATCATTGTATTGCACAACAAGTTGAAGGCGAAACATCGGACTGCCATAACTAAAGGCAGCGCCTTTCCAGGCTGCATCCTGTGAAAACCAACCTTTGCCCAACATAACGCCTAGACAGTTATCCCCTTTGAGTAAATATTTTGTTACATCAAAAGTACTGTACAAGGCACGTTGCTTATAGTCGGTCTGAGCAGGATCAAGGAAACGGGTAGAATCCACTTTCTCCCCATTCAGATAAAGTTCGCTACACCCCAGTCCGCAAAGGTAAACGGTTGCTTTAACAGGAAAGGCACCATTTTTACTCAGGCTGAATACTTTTCTAAAGTATGGAAGTGGGCTGTCTTTGGTATAGTTATAAGTAATCCATTTTGCTTTCCACGACTTCTCGTTGAGAAGTCCTATTGAAAAGTAAGCAGGCTTACTCCAGGCACTTACCCTTCCTGAATTATCCCAGATTCGTACATGCCAGTAATATCCGGTTGCCTCAGAAAATCCGGATCCTTTCGGTTCAATATCGAATTGTGCTTCCGATCTTTGTTTATGCGATTTCCAAGCATCGGCCCTGCCCTTCAGCAGCAATTCTTTGGTGGTTGCAATTTCTACCTCCCAGGCTTTTTGAAAAGTTCCTTCCACGGTGGTTTTTATTTTCCAGCTCAACAGAGGAGAGGCAATCCCTTCGGGATTAATCATATTACAGCAGCGCAAGCCATCAACAAGCAGTTCATGATCAGTCTGGGCATGAAGCAATATTATGGTTATAAAATTTATGCAAAAGCAAAATAATAATTTCCTGAAGCTTATTTTCATTTTGTTACAGAATAAATATAATTAAACCTGCCGCCGGGGGCTGCATCACCATTAACGTACCAGTCAAGCGGATCATCATCGTTTTGCATGTTATCCGACCATTTGAATTCCAGGTCAATCGAACTGCTGTTGATTCCGAGACAGGTTAAGGGGATTGTAATCATCAGTTCCCTGCCATCTACGACATAGTTCAATTGTTGAATATCTACCCATTTCCCGTCCTGATACTTTTGCAGTTTATTGCCACCAGCTACGCGGAAATCATAACCTGACCATCCCGTTTTTGCATTGCGGTCCACATCAAGATAAAGCCTCATCCAGTTACTTCCGGTGTTTGGGGTGATATCTTCAACCGTTTTGGCATAGAAAAATAAATTTTTTCCGTCACGTGCAACTTTCATTTTATAGAAGTCGTTCCGGCCGGTATTGTTGATGTAAACCTTGGCCGGCACAGATTCTGCCCCCGGGTGGTTACGGGCTTTCGTATCTCCGGTATAGTCAGTGTAAACAGGTGATACCTTGTTCCAATCACTAAATTTTTTAATGGTCTTTACCTTACTGGCTTGTGGATTAGCCTGAATACCTTTGTACCGCCGTATGTTACTGACCATCTGCATATAATAATCATCCTTAAGACCTGCAGTAAGTGTAGGTTCAGCATCACGGCTGTATTCCGGACTGGCCTCATCACAAAACCAAGAATGCTCCGGATTGCCATCCTTACTATCCCAGCGTCCGGCAATCCATTCGTTCCATCCGGTAATAAAAATGAAGGGGACATCCTGTTTTAGGGCAAAGTCCCATTGCTCCTGAAAATTATATCCATAAAAAACATCTGTTTTAGGATTGCCATGCGAACCATTATGATAGCTTCTTCCCCAGTTGTCCATATTCCCATAGAAAGCCGAACCTCCCATTCCTGCGGTTGGGTTAGGATGTTGGCATATAGAAACATTGACAATTTCCCGTTCCCCTTTTTGATTTAGAAAAACCTTCTGCGGACGGGTAAAAGAGAGCCATGGCCAGCCATTTACTTTGTCCCTTTCTGTAGGCCACTGCGACTCACGAAAAGTGAAAAATGACTGATAATTTTTTCCTGCTGCCTCTTTGGATATTCCAATAATCAAAGGTTTGCCATCAAGATAAAACCAACACTCGGGGTGATAATATGGAGCTCCAGGCTTATAAAAATTATCATAAACACTCTGCATGGTTTCACCAGATTTGGTATTGGTATAATAAACAATTTTGGGCGGATTTTTCCCCTGTGCACGAATGGCATCCATTGCACTCATCAATGCTTCCGATTGTTCCGGATAAATTAATGTATTTGTGGCATCTATCACTAAAAAATCAACGCCGGCATCGGTAAGCAGTTGCATATTCCGGAGATGTACCCAGTAATCATCCCCCCGGTAGTAGCCGTAAATAGGTTTACCCCAGTAATAAGATCCTACCCCCGATTTACCGGGTCTGTAAACCGGTAAACCCCAATATGGATTGTCGTAATCTTCCAATACCTCAGGATGGTTGGCTACAATTTCGCTCAGGTCCCAATAATTCTGGGCAGTATTTCCGCCTTGCCAAAGGAAATAAAAGAGCCCCACATGCCTGTTTGATTTAGGCCCGCCAACACTATTATTTAATGGTAAAACCCGTCCCAGGTCGTCGGTTCCAGCCAATGGCTGAGCCACAGCAACTTCTGAGGTTTGTCCATCGTTCCCCTTTTCTTCATGCTTACAAACAGCAAAAGAAAAACAGGAATAAAAAGAAATCGCTAAAACTATAAGTTGTTTTTTATTCATAATTATTTATTCTAAAATCAGAAAAACTAAATAATTAACATTAATTAATCACAAAAGAATCGTATTGTCTCTGAAATAGAAATTCAGGAAAGATGTTAATTAACGGTCATCTTTCCTGAACTTGCAAAATAATAAGATTCTCACTTTGCAATGCAGTACTAAGAGTCAGACAAAGGCAAAGCGTGAAAGATTAATACTTAATACTTAAAATCTTAACAGGTCCAAATAATCCGGATGGCTGCAAGGGACTGTCGGCCTTATATGGATTTACCGGACACCATGTAGGCCGCTGGCCGGCAGGCAATTTGCTGTCGCCAATTAACCGGTTGACCCATGTATTAACCACTTCAATCTGAAGGTCATTATCACCTGCTTTGACCAGTTTAGTGATATCCAACTGATAAGGAGCAGTCCAGATTCCCCCTGCATATTGGCCGTTTACCTTGACTTTGGCCATTGCAGTAACATTGCCAATATTGATAATCACCTTCTTATTGGCAGGTATCTTTTCAAGATTAAATTTGTTCGTATATAATGCAGTTCCTGAATAATATTTAATCTGTTCATCGGATGAAGTTGTCCAATCCTGAAGGGTTTCAAAAACCACAGGTTTTTCCGGCCCTCTTTGTGAAGCATTGAATTTGACAGTCCATGGCCCTTTTAAATCAACCATCAGGGACGGTTCCGGATAATTGGCTTCTAAATCAGTAGCTGTTGAAGGCCCTGCCTTTTTGCGGAAGACTACAAATACGCTTTCGTAAGGCATTAATTTTAAAGGAACTGCAGTAGCATTTTCATTTTGTACATAAGCAGGAAGGTTGCGCATAGAGCCGGTTGTGGCTTCCCAAAGTTCGGGCTGTAATCCTTTGACCCTGAATTCAGGAGTAACCAGTTTGGTTTCATTGGTTTGATTCGATACAAAATAGATTTCTCCGTTACCCAGTGTACGGTGGCCATAATGAATAGTGCGATCTTCGGGTAATTTGCAGTCAGGAATACAATTGATCTGCGTAAAAGCTTCTTCCATGGTCATTCCGTTCATTATCATTCCTTTTCCATATTTCCGTGATTTGACATTCACGCCATCAACATTGCCCCAAAGCTCTGCAGCTAATGCCTGTATCTGTTGGTCGGCAGCAGGTTGATTTTGTAAACTTGGCGAACGTTTTGGAGCAGGGCCCATGACAACAGCACCATCCTGGACTAACTGTTTGATTTTAGCCAGTAATTCAGGCCTCATGGTTTCCAGTTTTGGCAACACCAGGATACGGTATTGAGTTCCGTGAGGTAAGGTAATCAGCCCGTCTTTTACAGTCATATATTTTTCAATTACTTCAGCATTCATATAATCGAACTGGTAACCAACCGGAAGGGCAGGATCAGTAATCCCGGTCATTTTGGGAACATCTTCACCAATAAAATAAGCGGCATCAGCTACATTCAACCCCTGCTGAAGCATATAGTTTGAACGCTTGAGATATTGGGTGTAAACATCTATCTGGGAAAACCAGGTGTTTTTCCGGTTGAATTCGTTGCCAAAACCGGCATTCACGCCAGGAAATTTATCTTCATCAGGTTGGCTGATGTAAACATGCAAAAGAGTATTATTAATTCCTTCGGCAAAAAAGCGGTCCCCCCGTTGCTTAATGGTAGCCGGATAACGGCTAAATGCCCTTCCGCCACAAGTATTGGATTCGGCTGATATTTTTGTTTTTCCATAAATATGGCCGCAGGAAGTTGCTGCACGGTTTTCTATATTCCCCAAGTCGCCTTCACTCCAAAACTCTCCGCCAATTTCATCAGATTGTCCGCCATACATCAGGAACTCGCTTGGAAATCCCCAATGCCCGTAATTTTCAAGCCAGGTATGCAAACCATGTTGGTGACTAATTTCCCTTAAGCCTCCGACATAATCGTAGGCAACCTTGTCGGCCACCATACGGCGCATATCCCACAGGAAACGGTCGGAAGCCTGTTCGCTGCCCACAACTTTTCCCTGATATACCGGAAGGTAAGGGACAGGATCGTAACCATATTTTTGCTTAAATTCACTTATAAAATCATCGGTAAAATTCTGTCCGCCTGTTTCGTAACTATCCTCAACCACCACCTTGAATGTTTTCCGGTCGGCCTCAGGAATGCGTCTTAAAATTTCACCCAGAAAGGAATCGAAATGTTTTGCCACATGGGCTTTGCTTAATTTGTCAACTTCATAACCTGTGGCTTCGGGAGATGCGGGGCTGTTTTTTGTCCCCGTCGGGGTCATACCGGTACGGAGAATAACCCAATCACCCTCCGGCACATCCCAGGTAAGGGTTCCATCGGCTGCCAAATTATTTGAAATGTCTATTACTTTTGATGCATCAATCACCGTGGAAGGATCATTGGACTCAGGTTGTTGCGGCCATTGATATTCATTCCAATATGGCAGCGGAGTTTGGAACATTTTAGCCAGGGTTTTCTCGCTGTAACGTTCAACCCGGGGTGAAGCTGCCAGGACAACCTCGGCCAAACCGCTGTTTT from the Bacteroidota bacterium genome contains:
- a CDS encoding family 78 glycoside hydrolase catalytic domain, yielding MKISFRKLLFCFCINFITIILLHAQTDHELLVDGLRCCNMINPEGIASPLLSWKIKTTVEGTFQKAWEVEIATTKELLLKGRADAWKSHKQRSEAQFDIEPKGSGFSEATGYYWHVRIWDNSGRVSAWSKPAYFSIGLLNEKSWKAKWITYNYTKDSPLPYFRKVFSLSKNGAFPVKATVYLCGLGCSELYLNGEKVDSTRFLDPAQTDYKQRALYSTFDVTKYLLKGDNCLGVMLGKGWFSQDAAWKGAAFSYGSPMFRLQLVVQYNDGTCKVMGSDESWMWKSGPVIKSNIYLGELYDARQEIKGWCNRETDCADWKYAVPARENIPSVLIPQVMDPIRTKQILKAVKIWKDPSGKWIFDFGANMAGVPRLNILQAAGIHLAIRVAEEKNNDGSLDFSSTGWTVHGNTFTDEYVCKGEGKETWFPRFTYHGFRYAELSGMTGKPDSSTLELMEVHSDLSNTGTFECANPQINKLHELAMRTVLNNLHGIPTDCPDREKCGWLGDTHAYVKMANLNLQMNNFWMNYLEDIRSGANVFEKRTLFHERYNHIFYFTQKPIGLPYMIAPGKRLCGVASPDWGTALVQLPWWLYVYYGNKKVLSDFYPAMKQWTDYVSSLALDTARTNKYGKQTKHIVYQGLGDWCPPKGDAAEKAPVEFTSTAFHYMDVCIMEQVARTLGKDEDAKMYAKEKSLIANEVRDNLYNISQKTFGSQTADVMALDLGLVPEGDEKAVSNAIVRNMNDKSNGFMHCGIFGLSRIGSMLARYGNSQAAWNMFTKTGENSFEWMWYSADATTLWETLPINITSQREAEQASHDHPMQAGYDVSFYEDVAGIRPDALGYGFKVIRFEPLFTEFLPWAKASIESPYGTIMSSWKKEAGHLNWQINIPPNSSGLVALPSGKNIRINGKAFDEKKYVPVRREGETTLYHFPSGNFEIQEN
- a CDS encoding glycosyl hydrolase, which produces MKKWIWLLNCFFAAIFFVACGSGKKIVSDKTLGSGFIVPSDSMKTSVYWYWISDNISKEGVVKDLQAMKKAGINRAYIGNIGQADVPYGKVKILSDEWWDIIHTALKTATELNIEIGIFNSPGWSQSGGPWIKSDEAMRYLAASEVHVKGPQKFTQKLDKPNDIFQDVKVIAYPAPKDERLVLNSENGTVTSEPVIPGLGKITDGDSKTGINIPAGKEYVINLEAKEPFTARSLSIQTTEHPILADATLQVQEAGGDYRNLCKFQINRTNPALNVGFNPYAPVVVSFPTVTATHFRLIIKNERQNSGLAEVVLAASPRVERYSEKTLAKMFQTPLPYWNEYQWPQQPESNDPSTVIDASKVIDISNNLAADGTLTWDVPEGDWVILRTGMTPTGTKNSPASPEATGYEVDKLSKAHVAKHFDSFLGEILRRIPEADRKTFKVVVEDSYETGGQNFTDDFISEFKQKYGYDPVPYLPVYQGKVVGSEQASDRFLWDMRRMVADKVAYDYVGGLREISHQHGLHTWLENYGHWGFPSEFLMYGGQSDEIGGEFWSEGDLGNIENRAATSCGHIYGKTKISAESNTCGGRAFSRYPATIKQRGDRFFAEGINNTLLHVYISQPDEDKFPGVNAGFGNEFNRKNTWFSQIDVYTQYLKRSNYMLQQGLNVADAAYFIGEDVPKMTGITDPALPVGYQFDYMNAEVIEKYMTVKDGLITLPHGTQYRILVLPKLETMRPELLAKIKQLVQDGAVVMGPAPKRSPSLQNQPAADQQIQALAAELWGNVDGVNVKSRKYGKGMIMNGMTMEEAFTQINCIPDCKLPEDRTIHYGHRTLGNGEIYFVSNQTNETKLVTPEFRVKGLQPELWEATTGSMRNLPAYVQNENATAVPLKLMPYESVFVVFRKKAGPSTATDLEANYPEPSLMVDLKGPWTVKFNASQRGPEKPVVFETLQDWTTSSDEQIKYYSGTALYTNKFNLEKIPANKKVIINIGNVTAMAKVKVNGQYAGGIWTAPYQLDITKLVKAGDNDLQIEVVNTWVNRLIGDSKLPAGQRPTWCPVNPYKADSPLQPSGLFGPVKILSIKY